The genomic interval GAGGGGTACTCATTATCACCGCGAGCTTTTTGTCTTTACGCAGATGCACCAGGTGTTCTTCAGTGGATTGTTTCATGGATCACGATTAAAGAAATGAAACACTACGTGATAAAAAAGGAATGCTCCTGATGAAGCAAGGTATAAAATTTTGCATCACCAGGAGCATTACTGAAAGCGCAAAGTTCCGAACTATTTAGTACTCGAAAGGTTGCTTATAGATAACTTCAAGAATAGTTTGTCCTACTACCTGTAAAGTACGTTTATCAATCACCGTCATATTATCATTGGTGGTATGCCAGTGCGGTACAAAGTTACCGTTTGGCTGCAGTGCAATGATATCAAAGGTCGGAATGTTGGCGATGGTATTAACATAGACGTGATCGTCAGTGATGCCGGCGCCGATATTCTCATAACGGAAGTAATCGGAATATCCCAGGCGGTTGGCTACGTCCCAGAACATCTTCATCGGACCGTATGCATACTGCTGAGAACCGGCCTCCATATAGAATTGTGATGCGCGGCCGCCCACCATATCCAGCAGGATACCATAGTTGGCCTTATAACCTCTTACGTGCGGATTTCTGGCCCAGTATTGTGTACCTAAACAAAAGCTGTTCTCTTCCTCACTCACGCCGTAATCCTCCACATCTGTCAGCAGGATGTCGATACCTGCCTGCGGTTTCTGAGCATGCAGCTGGCGGGCTGTTTCCAGCAGTACGCCTACGCCGCTGGCGCCATCGTCTGCACCATCCAGTTGTTTTGTTTTATCGAAAGCGTCCTGGTCAGCATGCGGACGGGTGTCCCAGTGGGAAAGCAGCAGGATACGTTGCGTAGCGGCAGGATTGAAACTAGCAATGATATTGATGCAAGGCAGCGATACTTTCTTTGGACCGATCACCGTGGTATGCTGTACATAAACAGTATCTGCCAATGGTTTCAGTTGCTGGATCAGCCAGTCTGCACATTTTTTCTGCGCCGGCGTATTCGGAATACGGGGTCCGAAGCTTACCTGTTTGGCAGTATATGCATATGCGCTGTCTACTTCAAACACAGGTACTTTCACATTGGAAGCAGGCGTCTGCTGAGCATTATTATTAGCGTCTTCCTGTTGATTGGTTTTTGCCGGTTGCTGACAGGCGAGCGTGAATAATGCGAGGCCTGCAGCAATACTGAGTATTTTATACATATTAACAAGTGGCTGTTTGGTCATAACGGCTTTACTGTATGGAGTAGGTCATACTACCATCTTTTTCATCTTTCAGTTGTATACCTACAGCTAACAGCTGATTACGGATCTTGTCGGAGGCGGCATAGTCCTTACGGCCCTTCGCCTCTTTGCGCATTTCAATAAGCAGTTGTATTACGCCATCCAGCTTACTGTTGTCAGTGTTTAACGTTTCCGGTTGCAGGCCCAGTATTTCGATGAGGAACGTGCTCCAGGTTTTCTGTAATAACAGGAAGGTGTCTTCGCTCAACTCATGCATTTTTACCTGTCCGCCTTTGATGGAATTGATCACAGGGGCCAGTTCAAATAAGTTGGCCAGTACTTTGGCCGTATTGAAGTCATCGTTGAGGAACTCATGGCATTCCTGGGACCAGTCGCGCACTTGTTTGTCCAGTTCTTCATTTACCGGCTGGCCGTTTGCCGGGGTATATGTGAGTTTCTGTAGTACTTCATAAGCAGACCATAAGCGATGTAATCCCTTCTCTGCCGCCTGCAGTGCTTCATTGGAAAAATCGAGCGTGCTGCGGTAATGTGTTTGTAATACGAAGAAGCGGATGGTCATCGGGCTATAACCTCTTTCCAGCAAATGATGGTTGCCGGTAAAGAGTTCCGTCAGCTTAATGGTATTGTTATAAGCCTTACCCATTTTACGGCCGTTAATGGTGATCATGTTATTATGCATCCAGTAACGGGCCATCAGTTCGCCATGGGCGATCTCACTTTGTGCAATTTCGCACTCATGGTGGGGGAATTGCAGGTCCATCCCTCCGCCGTGAATATCGAACTGTTTACCAAGATATTTGGCACTCATGGCAGAACATTCAATATGCCATCCCGGGAAGCCTTCGCCCCAGGGGCTTGGCCAGCGCATGATATGTTCAGGCGGGGCCTTTTTCCAGAGGGCAAAGTCCACATTATTTATCTTTTCATCCTGGTTTTCCAGTTCACGGTTGGATGTTTCCAGCATGTCTTCCAGTACACGTCCGCTCAGGATGCCGTACTCATGGCCTTCAGCATATTTCTTTACGTCAAAATAGACAGAGCCATTCCTTTCATAGGCATAACCCTTTTCCATGATCGTTTTGATCATTTCTATCTGCTCGATAATATGACCGGTGGCAGTGGGCTCTATGCTTGGTTCCAGGCAGTTGAAACGGTGAAATGCCCAGTGGAACAGGTTGGTGTATTTCTGCACCAGTTCCATAGGCTCCATCTTTTCAAGCTGGGCGCGTTTGGCGATCTTATCTTCAGCCTCGCGGCCTTCTTCTTCAAAGTGACCGGCGTCTGTAATGTTCCTTACATAACGTACTTTATAACCGAGGAACTGAAGGTACCGGTATACAACGTCAAATGTAATATATGGGCGGGCATGGCCCAGATGTGATTCTCCGGATACGGTAGGACCACACACATACATACCAACATGTCCGGGATAGAGAGATGCGAATACTTCCTTTTGCCGATTTAGCGAATTGTATATTTTAAGCTCAG from Chitinophaga filiformis carries:
- the cysS gene encoding cysteine--tRNA ligase, with the protein product MSELKIYNSLNRQKEVFASLYPGHVGMYVCGPTVSGESHLGHARPYITFDVVYRYLQFLGYKVRYVRNITDAGHFEEEGREAEDKIAKRAQLEKMEPMELVQKYTNLFHWAFHRFNCLEPSIEPTATGHIIEQIEMIKTIMEKGYAYERNGSVYFDVKKYAEGHEYGILSGRVLEDMLETSNRELENQDEKINNVDFALWKKAPPEHIMRWPSPWGEGFPGWHIECSAMSAKYLGKQFDIHGGGMDLQFPHHECEIAQSEIAHGELMARYWMHNNMITINGRKMGKAYNNTIKLTELFTGNHHLLERGYSPMTIRFFVLQTHYRSTLDFSNEALQAAEKGLHRLWSAYEVLQKLTYTPANGQPVNEELDKQVRDWSQECHEFLNDDFNTAKVLANLFELAPVINSIKGGQVKMHELSEDTFLLLQKTWSTFLIEILGLQPETLNTDNSKLDGVIQLLIEMRKEAKGRKDYAASDKIRNQLLAVGIQLKDEKDGSMTYSIQ
- a CDS encoding M28 family peptidase is translated as MTKQPLVNMYKILSIAAGLALFTLACQQPAKTNQQEDANNNAQQTPASNVKVPVFEVDSAYAYTAKQVSFGPRIPNTPAQKKCADWLIQQLKPLADTVYVQHTTVIGPKKVSLPCINIIASFNPAATQRILLLSHWDTRPHADQDAFDKTKQLDGADDGASGVGVLLETARQLHAQKPQAGIDILLTDVEDYGVSEEENSFCLGTQYWARNPHVRGYKANYGILLDMVGGRASQFYMEAGSQQYAYGPMKMFWDVANRLGYSDYFRYENIGAGITDDHVYVNTIANIPTFDIIALQPNGNFVPHWHTTNDNMTVIDKRTLQVVGQTILEVIYKQPFEY